A genomic segment from Comamonas terrigena NBRC 13299 encodes:
- a CDS encoding cytochrome b — MPTPTASTRYSLPAIALHWLLAVGLIGLLAFGWYMTGLPFSPARLKYYNWHKWAGVTILVLSLLRLVWRLTHRPPALPAAMAAGMPRWQHLAHHGVHHLLYLLFFAVPLLGWAYSSAAGFPIVWFGLWQLPNFVPADPALAEALKPWHMISAYTLAALIALHIAAALKHQFIDRDGLLRRMLPGKAA; from the coding sequence ATGCCCACCCCCACCGCTTCCACCCGCTACAGCCTGCCCGCCATCGCACTGCACTGGCTGTTGGCCGTTGGCCTGATCGGCCTGCTGGCCTTTGGCTGGTACATGACCGGACTGCCGTTTTCCCCGGCACGCCTGAAGTACTACAACTGGCACAAATGGGCCGGCGTCACCATTTTGGTGCTCAGCCTGCTGCGCCTGGTCTGGCGCCTTACCCACCGCCCGCCCGCACTGCCTGCTGCCATGGCCGCGGGGATGCCGCGCTGGCAGCACCTCGCCCACCATGGCGTGCACCACCTGCTGTACCTGCTGTTCTTTGCGGTGCCGCTGCTGGGCTGGGCTTACAGCTCGGCCGCCGGCTTCCCCATCGTGTGGTTCGGTCTGTGGCAGCTGCCCAATTTCGTGCCGGCCGATCCGGCACTGGCCGAAGCCCTCAAGCCCTGGCACATGATCAGCGCCTACACGCTGGCCGCCCTGATTGCCCTGCACATTGCGGCAGCACTCAAGCACCAGTTCATCGACCGCGACGGCCTGCTGCGCCGCATGCTGCCCGGCAAAGCCGCGTAA
- a CDS encoding VOC family protein, which translates to MPTASASPQAISQVSLSTGARPDLATLPPPAAIQQLHHYAYKARDAEETRHFYEDILGLPLYHIIQSDHVPSTGEYCPYTHFFFRLRDGSFIAFFDIGDDEKALPSPNTPLWINHIAFRVDSVQELENTKARLQAHGVEVLGVTDHHIFKSIYFFDPNGIRLELSAQLADAVQMARESTTAHARLAEWTARKQQWRAERAAGASSTPLKPQHNDRPEYGGKR; encoded by the coding sequence ATGCCCACCGCCTCTGCCAGTCCCCAGGCCATCTCCCAGGTCAGCCTCTCGACCGGCGCCCGCCCGGACCTGGCCACGCTGCCACCGCCTGCCGCCATCCAGCAGCTGCACCACTACGCCTACAAGGCGCGCGATGCAGAGGAAACGCGCCACTTCTACGAAGACATCCTGGGCCTGCCGCTCTACCACATCATCCAGAGCGACCATGTGCCCTCCACGGGTGAGTACTGCCCCTACACCCACTTCTTTTTCCGCCTGCGCGATGGCAGCTTCATCGCCTTCTTTGACATCGGCGACGACGAAAAAGCCCTGCCATCCCCCAACACCCCGCTGTGGATCAACCACATTGCCTTCCGCGTGGACAGCGTGCAGGAGCTGGAAAACACCAAGGCCCGCCTGCAGGCGCACGGTGTGGAGGTGCTGGGCGTGACCGACCACCACATCTTCAAAAGCATTTATTTCTTCGACCCCAACGGCATCCGGCTGGAGCTATCGGCCCAGCTGGCCGACGCCGTGCAGATGGCACGCGAAAGCACCACCGCCCATGCCCGCCTGGCCGAATGGACCGCCCGCAAGCAGCAGTGGCGTGCGGAACGCGCCGCCGGCGCCAGCAGCACGCCCCTCAAGCCCCAGCACAACGACCGACCGGAATACGGCGGCAAGCGCTGA
- a CDS encoding IMPACT family protein, with protein sequence MAQTLASPAHSELIIKKSRFIGCVQPMRDRASAQAAVDALWKQHPAAAHICWALLAGGQSAAVDDGEPSGTAGRPMLDVLRHQELEGVLATVVRYFGGVKLGAGGLVRAYTDSVAQALIGAEKITLQRMALLQCEVPYAMEGWLRREIAQAGAELLQVQHGSMVAAQWTLPESAAFALVERLNDLGQGRLGWLEHWPD encoded by the coding sequence ATGGCCCAGACCCTTGCTTCCCCCGCGCACAGTGAATTGATCATCAAGAAAAGCCGTTTCATCGGCTGCGTGCAGCCCATGCGCGACCGCGCCAGTGCCCAGGCCGCCGTGGATGCCTTGTGGAAGCAGCACCCGGCGGCGGCCCACATCTGCTGGGCCTTGCTGGCCGGCGGCCAATCTGCGGCGGTGGATGACGGCGAGCCCAGCGGTACGGCCGGCCGCCCGATGCTGGATGTGCTGCGCCACCAGGAGCTGGAAGGCGTGCTGGCCACCGTGGTGCGCTACTTCGGTGGGGTCAAGCTGGGGGCCGGCGGCCTGGTGCGGGCCTATACCGACAGCGTGGCGCAGGCGCTGATCGGCGCGGAAAAAATCACGCTGCAGCGCATGGCGCTGCTGCAGTGCGAGGTGCCCTATGCCATGGAAGGCTGGCTGCGCCGTGAAATCGCCCAGGCCGGGGCCGAACTGCTGCAGGTGCAGCACGGCAGCATGGTGGCCGCGCAGTGGACCTTGCCGGAAAGTGCCGCCTTCGCCCTGGTGGAACGCCTCAACGATCTGGGGCAGGGGCGGCTGGGCTGGCTGGAGCACTGGCCGGACTGA
- a CDS encoding heme biosynthesis HemY N-terminal domain-containing protein — protein MRAALWFVGLFCLAVAGALFAGNNQGSVMLFWPPYRLDLSLNMVVLLLLAAFFILYGALRGFSALVTLPLQAKRWRLQQRERNMHQALLESLTHLHAGRFLRARKAALQSLTLEDGLDKDKATVAYRLQLRTIAHMAAADSSHALQDRATRDEHLDAALDLAPLNGTTQQQELREGAQMRSARWALDDRDASGALERLSELPHGAARRTIALRIKLKATRLARQTQPALETARLLAKHKAFSPEASASLLRSLLLEQIHSAHDAGQLLHAWLQAEARERSAPELAIPAARRLVALGGDSATAREWLLPVWEAQLQQPQGLHSEHSTRLVLALQESLDDLDAAWLGRIEAALRHAPHNPRLQYLAGMACLQRQLWGKAQQLLGQSTQQLKDQALLHSAWTALAILAERHEAPDEAAHAWKQAALHGK, from the coding sequence ATGCGCGCTGCATTGTGGTTTGTCGGTCTGTTCTGCCTAGCTGTGGCTGGCGCCCTGTTTGCGGGCAACAACCAGGGCTCGGTCATGCTGTTCTGGCCGCCCTACCGGCTGGACCTGTCCCTGAACATGGTGGTGCTGCTGTTGCTGGCGGCATTCTTCATTCTGTATGGCGCCCTGCGCGGCTTTTCCGCCCTGGTCACCTTGCCGCTGCAGGCCAAGCGCTGGCGCCTGCAGCAACGCGAACGCAATATGCACCAGGCCCTGCTGGAGTCCTTGACCCATCTGCATGCCGGCCGCTTCCTGCGGGCCCGCAAGGCGGCCCTGCAGTCGCTCACGCTGGAAGACGGCCTGGACAAGGACAAGGCCACGGTGGCCTACCGGCTGCAGCTGCGCACCATCGCCCACATGGCGGCGGCCGACAGCTCCCATGCCCTGCAGGACCGGGCCACCCGGGACGAACACCTGGACGCCGCGCTGGATCTGGCGCCGCTGAACGGCACCACCCAGCAGCAGGAGCTGCGCGAAGGCGCACAAATGCGCTCGGCCCGCTGGGCACTGGACGACCGCGACGCCAGTGGCGCACTGGAACGCCTGAGCGAACTGCCCCATGGCGCGGCACGCCGCACGATTGCACTGCGCATCAAGCTCAAGGCCACGCGCCTGGCCCGGCAGACCCAGCCGGCACTGGAAACCGCGCGCCTGCTGGCCAAGCACAAGGCATTCTCGCCCGAAGCGTCGGCCAGCCTGCTGCGCAGCCTGCTGCTGGAGCAGATCCACAGCGCCCACGACGCAGGGCAGCTGCTGCACGCCTGGTTGCAAGCCGAAGCGCGCGAACGCAGCGCGCCCGAGTTGGCCATTCCCGCCGCCCGCCGCCTGGTGGCCCTGGGGGGTGACAGCGCCACTGCACGCGAATGGCTGCTGCCGGTCTGGGAGGCCCAGTTGCAGCAGCCCCAGGGCCTGCACAGCGAGCACAGCACCCGCCTGGTCCTGGCCCTGCAGGAAAGCCTGGACGATCTGGACGCCGCCTGGCTGGGCCGCATCGAAGCGGCGTTGCGGCATGCCCCGCACAACCCGCGCCTGCAGTACCTGGCCGGCATGGCCTGCCTGCAGCGCCAGCTATGGGGCAAGGCCCAGCAGTTGCTGGGCCAGTCTACCCAGCAGCTCAAGGACCAGGCACTGCTGCACAGCGCCTGGACGGCCCTGGCCATTCTGGCCGAGCGCCACGAAGCGCCCGACGAAGCCGCCCACGCCTGGAAGCAGGCGGCGCTGCACGGCAAGTAA
- a CDS encoding YceI family protein gives MTFSTTFRAAFFASATLLGTAAMAAQALVPAQSSINFTAKQMGVPLQGQFKKFDAQVSFDTAKPETSKIHFTVETGSATMGSKETDSNLLGADWFNIAKFPKATFDSTAVKALGGGKYQVDGTLTIKGNAQKVSVPVVLTQSGATTIAAGTLPLKRLSFKIGDGDWADTSMVADEVTVQFKLALTGVGKL, from the coding sequence ATGACTTTCAGCACCACTTTCCGCGCCGCCTTCTTTGCCAGTGCAACCCTGCTAGGCACCGCCGCCATGGCCGCCCAGGCCCTGGTGCCGGCGCAAAGCAGCATCAACTTCACCGCCAAGCAGATGGGCGTGCCCCTGCAAGGCCAGTTCAAGAAGTTCGACGCGCAGGTGAGCTTTGACACCGCCAAGCCCGAAACCAGCAAGATCCACTTCACCGTGGAAACCGGCAGCGCCACCATGGGCTCCAAGGAGACCGACAGCAACCTGCTCGGCGCGGACTGGTTCAACATCGCCAAGTTCCCCAAGGCCACGTTCGATTCCACCGCCGTCAAGGCGCTGGGCGGCGGCAAGTACCAGGTGGACGGCACGCTGACCATCAAGGGCAACGCCCAGAAGGTGTCCGTGCCCGTGGTGCTGACCCAATCGGGCGCCACCACCATCGCTGCCGGCACCCTGCCGCTCAAGCGCCTGTCGTTCAAGATCGGCGATGGCGACTGGGCCGACACCTCCATGGTGGCCGACGAAGTCACCGTGCAGTTCAAGCTGGCACTGACCGGTGTGGGCAAGCTCTGA
- a CDS encoding uroporphyrinogen-III C-methyltransferase gives MSTDGAQHPPFPPSSEQPPTPPGAPVRTGTGPSPLAWVAMVLAAAGLGSSVLLWQKVDGMQEQLARQTAESGTQATEARALARESQDLVRDATGRLAVVEARMQDATLQRTQLEELMHSVSRSRDETLLIDLESALRMAVQQAQLSGSLEPLVATLKGSAQRVERTAQPRLAPVQRAIEQDLERLSRASVTDTAGLLARLDELVRMVDEIPMLNSVTQAPNLAKGSASTGVPLPPALDAAVTPTQWAWWKHWGERVWSASADEARDLVRIRRIDHPDAVLLAPEQAFFLRENLKLKLLNARLGLLARQYDSARSDLGSANTALAKYFDSQSRRTQSAQALMLQIQTHLRQTEQPSINDTLSALATAASSR, from the coding sequence ATGAGCACCGACGGCGCACAGCACCCTCCTTTCCCCCCATCTTCCGAGCAGCCCCCGACGCCACCAGGCGCCCCCGTGCGCACCGGTACCGGTCCCTCGCCCCTGGCCTGGGTGGCCATGGTGCTGGCCGCTGCCGGCCTGGGCAGCAGCGTGCTGCTGTGGCAGAAGGTGGATGGCATGCAGGAGCAACTGGCACGCCAGACGGCCGAGTCCGGCACCCAGGCCACCGAAGCCCGTGCGCTTGCCCGTGAGTCCCAGGATCTGGTGCGCGACGCCACCGGCCGCCTGGCCGTGGTGGAAGCCCGCATGCAGGACGCCACCCTGCAACGCACCCAGCTCGAAGAGCTGATGCACAGCGTCTCCCGCTCGCGCGACGAGACGCTGCTGATCGACCTCGAATCCGCCCTGCGCATGGCCGTGCAGCAGGCCCAGCTCTCCGGCAGCCTGGAACCGCTGGTGGCCACCCTCAAAGGCTCGGCCCAGCGTGTGGAACGAACGGCCCAGCCGCGCCTGGCCCCGGTACAGCGCGCCATCGAACAGGATCTGGAACGCCTGTCCCGTGCCTCGGTCACCGACACCGCCGGCCTGCTGGCCCGGCTGGATGAGCTGGTGCGCATGGTGGACGAGATCCCCATGCTCAACAGCGTGACCCAGGCCCCCAACCTGGCCAAGGGCAGCGCCAGCACCGGTGTGCCGCTGCCGCCCGCGCTGGATGCGGCGGTCACCCCCACCCAATGGGCCTGGTGGAAGCATTGGGGCGAGCGCGTCTGGAGCGCTTCGGCCGATGAAGCCCGCGATCTGGTGCGCATCCGTCGCATCGACCACCCGGACGCCGTGCTGCTGGCGCCCGAACAGGCTTTCTTCCTGCGCGAGAACCTCAAGCTAAAGCTGCTCAATGCCCGCCTGGGCCTGCTGGCGCGCCAATATGACTCGGCACGCTCCGACCTGGGAAGTGCCAACACCGCCCTGGCCAAGTACTTCGACAGCCAGTCCCGCCGCACGCAAAGCGCCCAGGCCCTGATGCTGCAGATCCAGACGCATTTGCGCCAGACCGAGCAGCCTTCCATCAACGACACGCTGAGCGCGCTGGCCACAGCCGCTTCCAGCCGCTGA
- a CDS encoding YceI family protein yields the protein MRSTLFALAAASLFATAAHAAPAQYAIDPTHTFATFEIDHFGASTNRARFDKKQGAVEFDKAAKTGKVEVTLDMTSVNSGTAAFDKHLKSKDIFNTDQYPVSKFVSDKFVFDGDKLKEVTGQLTLNGQTHPITIKANKFTCYESPMLKREVCGGDFEATIDRTQWGVNYGVDWGFAKNVRLVLQLEAVKQ from the coding sequence ATGCGTTCCACCCTGTTTGCTCTGGCTGCAGCCAGCCTGTTCGCCACCGCCGCCCACGCTGCACCGGCCCAGTACGCCATCGACCCCACCCACACCTTCGCCACCTTCGAAATCGACCACTTCGGCGCCTCCACCAACCGCGCCCGTTTCGACAAGAAGCAAGGCGCCGTGGAATTCGACAAGGCCGCCAAGACCGGCAAGGTGGAAGTGACGCTGGACATGACCAGCGTGAACTCCGGCACAGCAGCCTTCGACAAGCACCTGAAGAGCAAGGACATCTTCAACACCGACCAGTACCCGGTGTCCAAGTTCGTGTCCGACAAGTTCGTGTTCGACGGCGACAAGCTCAAGGAAGTGACCGGCCAGCTGACGCTGAACGGCCAGACCCACCCCATCACCATCAAGGCCAACAAGTTCACCTGCTACGAAAGCCCCATGCTCAAGCGTGAAGTCTGCGGCGGCGACTTTGAAGCCACCATCGACCGCACCCAGTGGGGTGTGAACTACGGCGTGGACTGGGGCTTTGCCAAGAACGTGCGCCTGGTGCTGCAGCTGGAAGCCGTCAAGCAGTAA